A genomic stretch from Streptococcus oralis includes:
- a CDS encoding cation-translocating P-type ATPase: MSKEQKRQAFYIQSPEEILKSVEATEQGLSSSEAQKRLAEYGRNELEEGEKKSLLVKFIEQFKDLMIIILVAAAILSVITSGGEDIADAIIILAVVIINAAFGVYQEGKAEEAIEALKSMSSPAARVIRDGHMAEIDSKELVPGDIVALEAGDVVPADLRLLEANSLKIEEAALTGESVPVEKDLTVELSADAGIGDRVNMAFQNSNVTYGRGLGVVVNTGMYTEVGHIAGMLQDADETDTPLKQNLNNLSKVLTYAILVIALVTFVVGVFIQGKDPLGELMTSVALAVAAIPEGLPAIVTIVLALGTQVLAKRNSIVRKLPAVETLGSTEIIASDKTGTLTMNKMTVEKVFYDAVLHDSVDEIELGLDMPLLRSVVLANDTKIDAEGNLIGDPTETAFIQYALDKGYDVKGFLEKYPRVAELPFDSDRKLMSTVHPLPDGKFLVAVKGAPDQLLKRCVARDKAGDVAPIDEKVTELIHTNNFEMAHQALRVLAGAYKIIDSIPENLTSEELENNLIFTGLIGMIDPERAEAAEAVRVAKEAGIRPIMITGDHQDTAEAIAKRLGIIDANDTEGHVLTGAELNELSDEDFEKVVGQYSVYARVSPEHKVRIVKAWQKQGKVVAMTGDGVNDAPALKTADIGIGMGITGTEVSKGASDMILADDNFATIIVAVEEGRKVFSNIQKTIQYLLSANTAEVLTIFLSTLFGWDVLQPVHLLWINLVTDTFPAIALGVEPAEPGVMNHKPRGRKASFFSGGVLSSIIYQGVLQAAIVMSVYGLAIAYPVHVGDNHAIHADALTMAFATLGLIQLFHAYNVKSVYQSILTVGPFKSKTFNWSILVSFILLMATIVVEPLEGIFHVTKLDLSQWGIVLAGSFSMIIIVEIVKFVQRKLGLDKNAI, translated from the coding sequence ATGTCAAAAGAACAAAAACGCCAAGCGTTTTATATTCAAAGTCCTGAAGAGATCTTGAAGTCGGTTGAAGCAACTGAGCAAGGCCTTTCGTCAAGCGAAGCGCAGAAACGCTTAGCAGAATATGGGCGCAATGAACTCGAAGAGGGTGAGAAAAAATCTCTCTTGGTTAAATTCATCGAACAGTTTAAGGATTTGATGATTATTATTTTGGTGGCTGCAGCCATCTTGTCTGTCATAACTTCTGGTGGGGAAGATATTGCAGATGCCATCATTATCCTAGCCGTTGTTATCATCAACGCAGCCTTCGGTGTTTACCAAGAAGGAAAAGCGGAAGAAGCCATCGAAGCCCTTAAATCCATGTCCAGTCCAGCTGCTCGCGTTATCCGTGATGGGCACATGGCTGAGATTGATTCAAAAGAATTAGTACCAGGTGATATCGTTGCCCTTGAAGCAGGTGATGTTGTACCAGCGGATCTACGTTTGTTAGAAGCCAACTCTCTTAAAATCGAAGAAGCAGCCCTAACAGGTGAGTCTGTTCCAGTCGAAAAAGACTTGACCGTCGAGCTCTCTGCAGATGCTGGTATTGGTGACCGTGTCAATATGGCCTTCCAAAACTCAAACGTTACCTACGGTCGTGGTCTTGGTGTTGTTGTCAATACAGGTATGTACACTGAAGTGGGTCATATCGCTGGCATGCTCCAAGATGCGGATGAGACGGATACACCACTTAAACAAAACTTGAACAACCTTTCTAAGGTCTTGACCTATGCTATTTTGGTTATTGCCCTTGTTACTTTTGTAGTTGGAGTCTTCATTCAAGGCAAAGATCCACTTGGTGAGTTGATGACATCTGTTGCGCTTGCTGTTGCAGCCATCCCAGAAGGACTTCCTGCTATCGTGACCATCGTTCTTGCCCTCGGTACTCAAGTTTTGGCAAAACGAAACTCTATCGTTCGTAAGTTGCCAGCGGTAGAAACACTGGGTTCAACAGAAATCATCGCTTCTGATAAGACTGGTACGCTTACCATGAACAAGATGACAGTCGAGAAAGTCTTCTATGACGCAGTTCTACATGACTCAGTTGATGAGATTGAACTTGGCTTGGACATGCCGCTTCTTCGTTCAGTTGTCTTGGCCAATGATACCAAGATTGATGCAGAAGGAAACCTGATCGGGGATCCAACGGAAACAGCCTTCATCCAGTATGCCTTGGACAAGGGTTACGATGTTAAAGGATTCTTAGAGAAATATCCTCGTGTAGCTGAATTGCCGTTTGACTCAGATCGTAAACTCATGTCAACGGTTCACCCATTGCCAGATGGCAAATTCCTAGTGGCAGTCAAAGGGGCTCCAGATCAACTCTTGAAACGTTGTGTTGCTCGTGATAAGGCTGGAGATGTTGCTCCGATTGATGAGAAAGTTACTGAATTAATCCATACAAACAACTTTGAAATGGCTCACCAAGCCTTGCGTGTCCTTGCAGGTGCTTATAAGATTATTGACAGCATTCCAGAAAATCTCACTTCTGAAGAGCTAGAAAACAACTTGATCTTCACTGGATTGATTGGGATGATTGACCCTGAACGTGCTGAAGCAGCAGAAGCTGTTCGTGTAGCTAAGGAAGCGGGAATCCGTCCGATCATGATTACGGGTGACCATCAAGACACAGCAGAAGCTATTGCCAAACGTTTGGGAATTATTGATGCAAATGATACAGAAGGCCACGTTTTAACTGGTGCTGAGCTCAACGAACTGTCAGATGAAGACTTTGAAAAAGTAGTTGGTCAATACTCTGTTTATGCCCGTGTGTCTCCAGAACACAAGGTTCGTATCGTCAAGGCTTGGCAAAAACAAGGTAAGGTTGTTGCTATGACAGGTGACGGTGTTAATGATGCGCCAGCTCTGAAAACAGCCGATATCGGTATCGGTATGGGAATCACTGGTACAGAGGTTTCTAAGGGGGCTTCTGACATGATTCTTGCAGATGATAACTTTGCGACTATTATCGTCGCAGTTGAAGAAGGACGTAAGGTCTTCTCAAACATTCAAAAGACTATTCAGTACTTACTTTCTGCCAATACTGCTGAAGTATTAACTATCTTCTTATCAACCTTGTTTGGTTGGGACGTCTTGCAGCCAGTTCATCTTTTGTGGATCAACTTGGTAACAGATACCTTCCCAGCTATCGCTCTTGGTGTTGAACCTGCTGAGCCTGGTGTCATGAATCATAAACCACGTGGACGAAAGGCAAGCTTCTTCTCAGGTGGTGTTTTGAGTTCTATCATCTATCAAGGTGTACTCCAAGCAGCTATTGTTATGAGTGTTTATGGACTTGCAATTGCTTACCCAGTTCATGTGGGTGACAATCATGCCATTCATGCGGATGCCCTTACTATGGCCTTTGCAACCCTTGGTTTGATTCAACTATTCCATGCCTACAACGTTAAGTCTGTTTACCAATCCATCTTGACTGTTGGTCCATTTAAATCTAAGACCTTCAACTGGTCAATCTTGGTATCCTTCATCCTCTTGATGGCAACAATCGTCGTAGAACCGCTTGAAGGTATCTTCCACGTAACCAAACTAGACTTGTCACAATGGGGTATTGTTCTAGCTGGAAGCTTCTCAATGATTATCATTGTCGAAATTGTTAAGTTTGTTCAACGTAAACTTGGTCTTGATAAGAACGCGATTTAA
- the mntE gene encoding CDF family manganese efflux transporter MntE has translation MNQSMSNLKLAERGAIISISTYLLLSATKLATGHLLHSSSLVADGFNNVSDIIGNVALLIGIRMARQPADRDHRFGHWKIEDLASLITSIIMFYVGFDVLRDTIQKILSREQTIIDPLGAFLGIISAAVMFAVYLYNTRLSKKSKSKALKAAAKDNLSDAVTSLGTSIAILASSFNYPIVDKLVAIIITFFILKTAYDIFIESSFSLSDGFDDRLLEDYQKAIMEIPKISKVKSQRGRTYGSNIYLDITLEMNPDLSVYESHEIADQVESMLEERFGVFDTDVHIEPAPIPEDEILDNVYKKLLMREQLIDQGNQLEELLAEDFRYIRQDGEQMDKEAYKSEKELSAAIKDIQITSISQKTKLICYELDGIVHTSIWRRHETWQNIFHQETKKE, from the coding sequence ATGAATCAATCCATGTCAAATCTCAAGTTGGCGGAACGTGGTGCCATTATCAGCATTTCGACCTACCTCCTCTTGTCTGCGACAAAATTAGCGACTGGCCACCTCCTACATTCTTCCAGTTTGGTAGCGGATGGTTTCAACAACGTATCAGATATTATCGGAAATGTTGCTCTTCTGATTGGCATTCGTATGGCTCGCCAACCCGCAGACCGTGACCATCGTTTCGGTCACTGGAAGATTGAAGATTTGGCTAGTTTGATTACTTCCATCATCATGTTCTACGTTGGCTTTGATGTGCTTCGGGACACCATTCAAAAAATTCTCAGTCGGGAACAAACAATTATCGATCCTCTGGGAGCATTTCTAGGAATCATTTCTGCAGCGGTCATGTTTGCCGTTTATCTCTATAATACTCGCCTCAGTAAGAAATCCAAATCCAAGGCTCTCAAGGCAGCTGCCAAGGACAATCTTTCCGATGCTGTGACCTCGCTTGGGACTTCCATTGCTATCCTAGCCAGCAGTTTCAATTATCCGATCGTAGATAAATTGGTCGCTATCATCATCACTTTCTTTATCTTAAAGACAGCCTACGATATCTTTATCGAGTCTTCCTTCAGTCTTTCAGATGGCTTTGATGACCGTCTTCTAGAGGACTACCAAAAGGCCATCATGGAGATTCCAAAGATTAGTAAGGTCAAGTCCCAAAGAGGGCGTACCTACGGTAGCAATATCTACCTTGATATCACTCTGGAGATGAATCCTGACTTATCAGTCTATGAAAGTCACGAAATTGCAGACCAAGTCGAGTCCATGCTGGAAGAGCGTTTTGGAGTCTTTGATACCGATGTCCATATCGAGCCAGCTCCCATACCTGAGGACGAGATTTTGGACAATGTCTATAAAAAACTTCTCATGCGTGAGCAGTTGATTGACCAAGGAAATCAGCTAGAAGAACTCCTTGCTGAGGACTTTCGCTATATCCGTCAAGATGGAGAGCAGATGGATAAAGAGGCTTATAAGTCTGAAAAAGAACTTAGTGCTGCGATTAAGGATATTCAAATCACCTCCATTAGTCAGAAAACCAAGCTCATTTGCTATGAGTTAGATGGCATCGTCCACACTAGTATCTGGCGTCGCCATGAGACTTGGCAAAATATCTTTCATCAAGAGACAAAAAAAGAATAG
- a CDS encoding ABC-F family ATP-binding cassette domain-containing protein, translating into MSDFIVEKLSKSVGDKTVFKDISFIIHDLDRIGLIGVNGTGKTTLLDVLSGVSVFDGDVSPFSAKNDYKIGYLTQNPDFDDSKTVLDTVLSSDLKEIQLIREYELLLLNYSEDKQAHLERVMAEMDSLQAWEIESQVKTVLSKLGIQDLSTPVGELSGGLRRRIQLAQVLLGNHDLLLLDEPTNHLDIATIEWLTLFLKNSKKTVLFITHDRYFLDALSTRIFELDRAGLTEYQGNYQDYVRLKAEQDERDAALLHKKEQLYKQELAWMRRQPQARATKQQARINRFHDLKKEVSDNPTETDLTMNFETSRIGKKVIEFKDVSFAYENKPILQDFNLLVQAKDRIGIVGDNGVGKSTLLNLIAGSLAPTEGQLIIGETVRIAYFSQQIEGLDESKRVINYLQEVAEEVKTSGGSTTSIAELLEQFLFPRSTHGTLIEKLSGGEKKRLYLLKLLLEKPNVLLLDEPTNDLDIATLTVLENFLQSFAGPVLTVSHDRYFLDKVATKILAFENGKIRPFFGHYTDYLDEKAFETEMANQVQKAEKEKVVKVREDKKRMTYQEKQEWASIEGDIEALENRIAAIEEEMQANGSDFGKLATLQKELDEKNEELLEKYERYEYLSEFDN; encoded by the coding sequence ATGAGTGATTTTATCGTTGAAAAACTAAGCAAATCCGTTGGTGACAAGACCGTTTTTAAGGATATTTCCTTTATTATTCATGACTTGGACAGAATAGGTCTAATTGGTGTCAATGGAACGGGTAAGACCACCCTTTTAGATGTTCTTTCGGGTGTTTCTGTCTTTGATGGTGATGTCAGTCCCTTTTCGGCAAAGAATGACTATAAGATCGGTTACTTGACTCAGAATCCAGATTTTGATGATAGCAAGACGGTCTTGGATACGGTTCTATCCAGCGACCTCAAGGAAATCCAGTTGATTCGTGAGTATGAACTCCTCCTGCTCAACTACAGTGAGGACAAGCAGGCTCATTTGGAACGGGTCATGGCAGAGATGGACTCTCTCCAAGCTTGGGAAATTGAAAGCCAGGTCAAGACGGTTCTCAGCAAGTTGGGGATTCAGGACTTATCAACTCCTGTTGGCGAATTGTCAGGTGGTCTGAGAAGACGGATTCAGTTGGCGCAAGTTCTCCTAGGAAACCACGACCTCTTGCTTCTGGATGAGCCGACAAACCATTTGGATATTGCGACTATTGAGTGGCTGACCCTCTTTTTGAAAAATTCCAAGAAGACCGTTCTCTTCATCACACATGATCGTTATTTCCTAGACGCTTTGTCAACACGAATTTTCGAGTTGGACCGAGCAGGCTTGACCGAGTATCAGGGCAATTATCAGGACTATGTTCGCCTTAAGGCGGAACAGGATGAGCGCGATGCGGCTCTTCTCCACAAAAAAGAACAACTTTATAAGCAAGAATTGGCCTGGATGCGCAGACAACCGCAGGCGCGTGCGACCAAGCAACAAGCTCGTATCAATCGTTTCCACGACTTGAAAAAGGAAGTTTCAGATAATCCTACTGAGACAGACTTAACCATGAACTTTGAGACCAGTCGGATTGGTAAGAAGGTCATCGAGTTTAAAGATGTTTCCTTCGCTTATGAGAACAAGCCCATTTTACAAGATTTTAACCTCTTGGTGCAGGCCAAAGACCGTATCGGTATCGTTGGGGACAACGGTGTGGGAAAATCCACCCTGCTTAATCTGATTGCAGGAAGTCTTGCGCCGACTGAAGGTCAACTTATCATCGGTGAGACGGTTCGCATCGCCTATTTCTCTCAACAAATCGAAGGCTTAGACGAGAGCAAGCGCGTTATCAATTACCTGCAGGAAGTGGCAGAAGAAGTCAAGACCAGTGGTGGTTCTACGACTTCCATTGCAGAGTTGCTGGAGCAGTTCCTCTTCCCACGTTCGACGCATGGAACCTTGATTGAGAAATTGTCAGGTGGAGAGAAAAAACGCCTCTATCTCCTCAAATTACTCTTGGAAAAACCAAATGTTCTTCTTTTGGACGAGCCGACCAATGATCTAGACATTGCAACTTTGACAGTTTTGGAGAATTTCTTGCAGAGTTTTGCCGGCCCTGTCTTGACAGTTAGCCACGACCGTTATTTTTTGGATAAGGTAGCGACCAAGATTCTCGCCTTTGAGAATGGCAAGATTCGTCCTTTCTTTGGTCATTACACCGACTACCTTGATGAAAAAGCCTTTGAAACAGAGATGGCCAATCAAGTGCAAAAGGCAGAAAAGGAAAAAGTGGTCAAGGTCCGTGAAGACAAGAAACGCATGACCTACCAAGAAAAGCAGGAGTGGGCAAGCATTGAAGGTGATATTGAAGCCTTGGAAAATCGTATCGCTGCTATTGAAGAGGAGATGCAGGCAAATGGCTCTGATTTTGGTAAACTTGCGACACTTCAGAAAGAGCTCGATGAAAAAAACGAAGAACTCCTTGAAAAATACGAACGCTATGAATACTTAAGTGAGTTTGATAATTAG
- a CDS encoding CCA tRNA nucleotidyltransferase, with product MRLTQMPSEFQKALPVLEKIKEAGFEAYFVGGSVRDALLNRPIHDVDIATSSYPEETKQIFPRTADIGIEHGTVLVLDGDEEYEVTTFRTEDVYVDYRRPSAVSFVRSLEEDLKRRDFTVNAFALDETGEIIDLFDGLKDLKNQVLRAVGVASERFNEDALRIMRGFRFQASLGFELETETFKAMKTLTPLLEKISVERIFVEFDKLLLAPFWRVGLASMIESRAYDYLPDMAGSQDKLNRLFDLEADFTFESSEQAWAALLWTLEIKDAQPFLKAWKTSRQFAKQVQDLLTILALREEGELSKRDCYRFDLDSLLQAENLRQAQGKAVNPQAITETYQSLTIYDKKEIQINGGILIKEYGYQPGPDLGEVLTEIEFAIVDGELENDRQAIHAYLREKK from the coding sequence ATGAGATTAACGCAAATGCCTTCTGAATTTCAGAAGGCTTTACCAGTATTAGAAAAAATTAAAGAAGCAGGCTTTGAAGCCTATTTTGTTGGGGGCTCTGTTCGAGATGCCCTCCTCAATCGTCCCATCCACGATGTGGATATCGCAACCTCTTCTTATCCAGAGGAGACCAAGCAGATCTTTCCGAGAACAGCCGATATCGGAATCGAGCACGGAACCGTCTTGGTTTTAGATGGGGACGAGGAGTATGAGGTGACGACCTTTCGGACAGAGGATGTCTATGTAGACTATCGCAGACCCAGTGCGGTTTCCTTTGTGCGTTCGCTAGAAGAAGACCTCAAGCGTCGTGATTTCACAGTTAACGCCTTTGCCTTGGATGAGACGGGAGAAATCATTGATTTGTTCGATGGTCTCAAAGATTTGAAAAACCAAGTCTTGCGAGCAGTTGGAGTGGCTAGTGAGCGTTTCAATGAAGATGCTTTGCGGATTATGCGTGGTTTCCGTTTTCAGGCCAGTCTTGGCTTTGAACTTGAGACAGAAACATTTAAAGCGATGAAGACTTTGACGCCGCTCTTGGAGAAGATTTCTGTGGAGCGTATCTTCGTTGAGTTTGATAAACTCTTGCTGGCACCTTTTTGGCGAGTTGGTCTGGCTTCCATGATTGAGAGTCGAGCTTATGACTATCTTCCAGATATGGCAGGAAGCCAAGACAAGCTCAACAGACTGTTTGATTTAGAGGCGGATTTCACTTTTGAATCTTCCGAACAAGCTTGGGCGGCTCTATTGTGGACTTTGGAGATTAAAGATGCGCAGCCATTTTTGAAGGCGTGGAAAACCTCACGCCAGTTTGCCAAGCAAGTACAAGATTTGCTGACTATTTTGGCTTTGCGAGAAGAAGGAGAGCTGAGCAAGCGCGATTGTTACCGCTTTGACTTGGATTCCCTTCTACAGGCTGAAAATCTTCGTCAGGCTCAAGGAAAAGCAGTCAACCCACAAGCCATCACAGAAACTTACCAGAGTTTGACCATTTATGATAAGAAAGAAATCCAGATCAACGGTGGTATTTTAATCAAGGAATATGGTTATCAACCTGGGCCAGATTTGGGAGAGGTTTTAACAGAGATTGAGTTTGCCATTGTTGATGGAGAGTTGGAAAATGACCGTCAAGCCATCCATGCTTACCTGAGGGAGAAAAAATGA
- the dapB gene encoding 4-hydroxy-tetrahydrodipicolinate reductase: MSIRVIIAGFKGKMGQAACQMVLADPDLDLVAVLDPFESESEWQGIPVFNDKADLVGFEADVWVDFTTPAVAYENTRFALENGFAPVVGTTGFTSEEIAELKAFSRKQNLGGLIAPNFALGAVLLMQFAAQAAKYFPNVEIIELHHDKKKDAPSGTAIKTAELMAEVRESIQQGAPDEEELIAGARGADFDGMRIHSVRLPGLVAHQEVIFGNQGEGLTLRHDSYDRSSFMTGVNLGIKEVVKRHELVYGLEHLL; encoded by the coding sequence ATGAGTATTCGAGTAATTATTGCCGGTTTTAAGGGAAAAATGGGCCAAGCTGCCTGCCAGATGGTCTTGGCTGATCCAGACTTGGACTTGGTCGCAGTTTTGGATCCTTTTGAGTCTGAGTCAGAATGGCAGGGAATTCCTGTCTTCAATGATAAGGCTGACTTGGTTGGTTTTGAAGCGGATGTTTGGGTAGATTTTACCACACCAGCCGTTGCCTACGAAAATACACGCTTTGCTCTCGAAAATGGCTTCGCTCCAGTAGTTGGAACAACTGGATTCACTAGTGAGGAAATTGCAGAACTAAAAGCATTTTCTCGTAAGCAAAATTTAGGTGGCTTGATTGCCCCTAACTTTGCCTTGGGAGCTGTCTTGCTCATGCAATTTGCGGCGCAGGCTGCCAAATATTTCCCAAATGTGGAGATTATCGAGCTCCATCATGACAAGAAAAAAGATGCTCCGAGTGGAACAGCCATTAAAACGGCTGAGTTGATGGCGGAAGTTCGGGAATCAATCCAGCAAGGTGCGCCTGATGAGGAAGAATTGATTGCAGGTGCTCGCGGTGCTGACTTTGATGGCATGCGCATCCATTCGGTCCGTCTACCAGGCTTGGTAGCCCATCAGGAAGTCATCTTTGGCAATCAAGGAGAAGGATTGACCCTCCGTCATGACTCCTATGATCGCAGCTCCTTCATGACAGGGGTGAATTTGGGAATCAAAGAAGTTGTCAAGCGTCATGAGCTTGTCTATGGATTAGAACACTTATTATGA
- a CDS encoding DegV family protein — MKLAVITDSSAYLEEKTLQRENLFILDIPVNIDGEEYVEGFNLTAEEFYQKMAQSAELPKTSQPSIAKLDEILSSLKDEGYTHVLGLFLSSGISGFYQNIQYMLDEYDGLTIAFPDTHITSSPLGFMVESAFEWAEQGDDFAQIQEKLAIQIADNSAFIIVDDLDHLVKGGRLSNGAAILGNLLSIKPILYFNDQGVIEVYEKVRTEKKAIKRLVEIIKDLTKDGDYRITVIHGNAPQKAADLRQLLIESGVASELPIVSFGSVIGTHLGEGSIALSYTPIV; from the coding sequence ATGAAATTAGCTGTCATTACAGATTCTTCAGCCTATTTAGAGGAGAAGACGCTGCAAAGAGAGAATCTTTTTATCTTGGATATTCCTGTCAATATCGATGGAGAGGAGTATGTAGAAGGTTTTAATCTGACTGCTGAGGAATTTTATCAAAAAATGGCTCAGTCTGCAGAATTGCCTAAAACTAGTCAACCAAGTATTGCTAAACTGGATGAGATTCTAAGTTCCTTGAAAGATGAGGGCTATACCCATGTCTTAGGACTCTTTCTTTCGTCAGGAATTTCAGGCTTTTATCAGAACATCCAATACATGTTGGATGAGTATGATGGTTTGACCATTGCCTTTCCAGATACCCATATCACAAGTTCCCCTCTAGGATTTATGGTGGAGAGTGCCTTTGAATGGGCAGAACAAGGCGATGATTTTGCTCAGATTCAGGAGAAGTTGGCTATCCAAATTGCTGATAATTCAGCCTTTATCATAGTAGATGACCTTGATCATTTGGTTAAGGGAGGACGTTTGTCAAATGGGGCAGCTATCTTAGGGAATCTCCTCAGTATCAAGCCTATCCTTTACTTTAATGACCAAGGAGTGATTGAAGTTTACGAAAAAGTTCGTACGGAAAAGAAGGCAATCAAACGTTTGGTAGAAATCATCAAGGATTTGACAAAAGATGGGGACTACCGTATAACAGTCATTCATGGGAACGCTCCTCAAAAGGCGGCAGATTTGCGCCAACTCTTAATTGAGAGTGGTGTGGCTTCTGAGCTTCCAATTGTTAGCTTTGGTAGTGTCATTGGAACCCACCTTGGAGAAGGTAGTATCGCCTTGAGCTATACACCAATCGTTTAG
- a CDS encoding DUF1149 family protein, whose amino-acid sequence MNLKREQEFVSQYHFDARNFEWENENGAPETKVDVNFQLLQHDQENQVTSLVVILSFMIVFDKFVISGTISQVNHVEDRIVNEPSEFNQEEVETLARPCLNMLNRLTYEVTEIALDLPGINLEF is encoded by the coding sequence ATGAATCTTAAACGAGAACAAGAATTTGTTAGCCAGTATCATTTTGATGCTCGCAACTTTGAATGGGAAAATGAAAATGGAGCCCCTGAAACCAAGGTAGACGTGAACTTTCAGTTGCTCCAACATGACCAAGAAAACCAAGTGACTTCGCTTGTTGTTATCTTGAGTTTTATGATTGTCTTTGACAAATTTGTCATCAGCGGAACAATTTCTCAAGTTAACCATGTGGAAGATCGAATTGTCAACGAACCAAGCGAATTTAACCAAGAAGAAGTCGAAACCTTGGCACGTCCATGTTTGAACATGCTCAATCGTTTGACGTATGAAGTAACAGAAATCGCCTTGGATCTTCCAGGGATCAATTTGGAGTTTTAG